The window ATGAATCCCACCCTCTGGTTCAGCGAGAGTCAGAGAGGAAGTCAACGAACTAGATCTTGAAGTTTCGATTCGCTGGTTTGGTGTTTCGTCGTTGATCGCTGCCTCAATCTGTGAGACTTCCTTTTCGACCAACTCGCGTAGGTAGTGTCGAGCTGCCTTTAATATCCGCGGTGTGATTTTCCCGTCCAATGCGTATACCCAGTCCATCCAAATGAACATCGCTTGCTTCGAAATTGGCGGTAGTTGTTCCGTGTCGAGGAAAGACTGCATCTTTTCTCTTTCGGTTTGATAGTAGTCGCGTCGCGTTTGCAATTCCGCTTGGGTGCGATCGTCATTCGGGTGCTTCTTGAGATGCTCTGCAATGAGGCTCTCGCGGAGCTTCTCGAGTTCGCGCTCGAGACACTTGAATTCCGCTTTTTCACGTATCACTTCATCCGGGAACGTGAAGTGGAACGGAACTACCGGCGAGACACACCCCGCAGGAATGGCTTGCGAATCGGGCACAATGTCGTGTGCTAAATAGTCGCTTTCAAAGTCTGTGGCAAACTCCTGTGGTGACAGATGAATTGCTAGAGCGATTAGGTATTCGTCATCGGACAGGCCCGTTTCGACGCGTTCTTCGATTGGGGCATGGCTGAGCGTGCCTTTTTCGAGTAGTTCTCTCTCGCAAAGCTCTGAAACAACTTGGCGGAGAACACGTGGCTCCATCGCACGTGCGAAAAGCTCTCTTGAAAAGAAGGGGGAATCCACGGCAGGCAAACTAGGAAAAGGTTCATGTTCGAGATCCACAACGGAATGTGAGACCACTGGTTCTTGCTCGGTGGCGCACCCCGGTCCCGGGGCAAAAATTTTTCCCGACGTGCTCTTGAGGGAACGAGTTACCACGAGATTTGGACGTTATCAGCACTGTCTGGGAAAGTGCGGCGTTGCAGTGTCTGCGGCGTCCGTAGTCAGATGCAATGTCTGCTGGTCTTTGCAAACCTTTTACCAAATCAGCCGCTCGTTTTGGAGCGGCGTTTGCATTCATCTGATCTTCGAATCAGAGGTTGCTAGCCAACCTTTCGAGCGATTTCGATCCCTTTGGCAATGTCACGTTCCGCGTAGATCTGCGTGACATCAGCATTCTTGTGGCCGAGAACCACTTGAGCTCCCTCCAGTCCGAATTGTTGGCGAATCACCGTTCCGCGAGTGTGCCGCAGACGATTGGGGCTCCAGCGATGTTCCGACCGCCATACCTTGATTTCATCTGCAGTCAGGCCTTCGGGGCCAGGGAAGGCTTTGTCGCACGCATTGTGAATCGCACGCCGGTAGCTGTCAGTCGTGTATTCAATACCGGGGGACTTCTTCGACTTTTTGCCTCGCAGTCCACCTCGGTCGTATTTCCGGCCCCGCCGATTTCCACATGACTTGGGAGTCTTGCGTTTCGCGGCACGTTCTGCCCTTCGCTGTTCCACTGCATCAACGGGGCGGAACAGGCAATCGTCCTCGCCACGATCCAAGTACGGCTTGAGAATCGATTGTGCTTGAGGACCAATGAAAAGAAGTCGGCTGTGCCCGTGCCACTGTGTTTTGTGTTCCGTGACGGTTGCCACCCAAACATCTTCGGAACGATCAATGCATCCAGGCGTGAGCTTGCAGATTTCGCCAGGCCGACAACCGATCAGCAATTGAACACGAACCATGTCCCTGACGACTGGCGTGAGCATTGGGAGAGTGGCTTCGACGACCGATTCCTCGACAGGAAGAACTGGTTCCGTATCCGGAGCCTCAGTGCGACCGCTCTTCAATCCTGGGATCAGACGCAGGGTTTCGAACACCGATGCGGGAATCTTTCCTTCGGAAGCTGCCCATTTGAACATCCGGACGATGCGCTGCATGTGGTGATTGATGCCCGGCCTGGAAAGGCCATTGTCAATCATTGCTTGGCGAACCGCTTTGAACTGTTGAGGGCCAAAGTCAGCTGCAGACGAATTCGCGTACAACTGCTTCACCGGCTTCAACGCAGCCTTGATCCGATGAAGTTCGGATGACTTGCCGTCTCCGTAGTAGCTGCGAGCGTAGTTCACGTAATCCAGCATGATCATCGCGACGGTCAGCTCCTGGGATTCCAATCCGAAGTTCGGGCTTCGCCCACTCGCGAGATACTCTATGACGACTTGGTCGTAGGCGTACTTGGATGTCCGGCTGTTCCAGGGGCCGAGATAGTAGTCACGCCCGTTGATGGTGACTCGGGCTTGTCCGCTGGAGTGTTTGCGGTACTTCGGGACCGCACCTTTTGAATGAAGCATGAGCATCACTTTCAATACCTTGCGGGTATTTACCCACAAGAAGACTTGCAAAAGTGTGCTCTGCCAACAGCGGCAGGTAATCGTTTTATCAACGAATCACGGGGTTAAACGCCAATACACCCGGCGGGGTTCGAACCCACAACCTTCGGCTTCGGAGGCCGACGCGCTATCCAATTGTGCCACGGGTGCATGGGAATGAGCGTAGCCCATTCACGAAAACCATTGTGACGGATCAAGACAGGTTGCGACAGATGACTGTCGGGGTGGCGCTCACGCGAGTTAGGGCTGTTGTTCAGGTTGAGTGGCGGCGGTGCTTTGGATGGTCAACCAAAGCGATGCGGATGTCGCAGACGTTGGTGCCAGTGGGGCCCGTCAGAAGCAAGCCGCCGACTTGCCGCAAGAAGCCGTGCGAATCGTTGCGTCGCATGGCGTCGTGCACGTCGAGGCCGAGTTCCATGATTCGCCGATGAACGTCGCCATCGATCATCCCGCCCGCGGCGTCGCTGGGGCCGTCTTCACCGTCTGTGCCGCCCGACAGAATCGCGAGTCGTGACCATTGGTCGTCGGTCAGATTCAATTCCAGCAGTCGAGCGTAGGCGGCCAGGACGAGTTGTCCGTTGCGGCCTCCGACGCCCCGAATCGATGCGTCGGCGAGTGAGACGGTTGGTTCGCCACCACTCAAAAAGGCATCTTGCCGATGCACGGCTGGATCCGCTTGCAGCATCGTGAGGGTTAGGTCAGCCAAATGCCTGCCGACAGATTCCGCATCGCCTTCGGATTGACGATGGCAATGCATGACGTGGTTGTAGCCCAGGGCTTCCGCGGTGATTCCCGCTGCGTCGACGGCGACCGCGTTGTTGCCAAGCACGAAGGTGGAATGGTCGGTCGCGGCGATGGTGGACGCGGGGTGATCGGCGGCCTGCTTCAGGTGTTCGCGAACAACGTGTGGCAGTTGGTGATCAGGGTCAAAGCGGTCCAAAACGGCCAGTGCGTCCATCGCCGTGGAGGTATCGGGGACGGTCGGTCCGGATGCGATCAGGTCGAGTGGATCGCCGAGGACATCCGAGAGCACGAGGGTCAGAAACTGTCCGGCCCGGTTGGCTCGCAGAAGTCCACCGCCTTTGACATCGCTGAGGTGTTTGCGGACGGTGTTGAGAGCCACGATGTCGGCGCCGTGCGAGCTGAGCCAACGTGTGACGGTCAGTTTGTCATCGAGCGAAATGCCGGGCGATGGACGACACAGGAGTGCACTGCCGCCACCCGAAATCAGGCCGATCACCAGGTCGCGAGGTCCGGCGTCGGCGACCAGTTGGAGGATCCGGTCAGTGCCTTCGATCGCGGCGACGGTCGGCTCGTTGACTCCCGCCGGTCGAGCTTCTTGGATCGTGATGCC of the Rhodopirellula baltica SH 1 genome contains:
- a CDS encoding tyrosine-type recombinase/integrase; its protein translation is MLHSKGAVPKYRKHSSGQARVTINGRDYYLGPWNSRTSKYAYDQVVIEYLASGRSPNFGLESQELTVAMIMLDYVNYARSYYGDGKSSELHRIKAALKPVKQLYANSSAADFGPQQFKAVRQAMIDNGLSRPGINHHMQRIVRMFKWAASEGKIPASVFETLRLIPGLKSGRTEAPDTEPVLPVEESVVEATLPMLTPVVRDMVRVQLLIGCRPGEICKLTPGCIDRSEDVWVATVTEHKTQWHGHSRLLFIGPQAQSILKPYLDRGEDDCLFRPVDAVEQRRAERAAKRKTPKSCGNRRGRKYDRGGLRGKKSKKSPGIEYTTDSYRRAIHNACDKAFPGPEGLTADEIKVWRSEHRWSPNRLRHTRGTVIRQQFGLEGAQVVLGHKNADVTQIYAERDIAKGIEIARKVG
- a CDS encoding glycerate kinase type-2 family protein, with product MAPGTLLSDAQAMFAHGVEAVLGDRLIIDSVSFDETAMLIADHSIRKDSFDRFVVVGAGKASAAMAAGISEVIRNHLTTDSGLDFPVIGHVNVPQGCHRDLPGITIQEARPAGVNEPTVAAIEGTDRILQLVADAGPRDLVIGLISGGGSALLCRPSPGISLDDKLTVTRWLSSHGADIVALNTVRKHLSDVKGGGLLRANRAGQFLTLVLSDVLGDPLDLIASGPTVPDTSTAMDALAVLDRFDPDHQLPHVVREHLKQAADHPASTIAATDHSTFVLGNNAVAVDAAGITAEALGYNHVMHCHRQSEGDAESVGRHLADLTLTMLQADPAVHRQDAFLSGGEPTVSLADASIRGVGGRNGQLVLAAYARLLELNLTDDQWSRLAILSGGTDGEDGPSDAAGGMIDGDVHRRIMELGLDVHDAMRRNDSHGFLRQVGGLLLTGPTGTNVCDIRIALVDHPKHRRHST